The following are from one region of the Arachis duranensis cultivar V14167 chromosome 10, aradu.V14167.gnm2.J7QH, whole genome shotgun sequence genome:
- the LOC107471692 gene encoding B3 domain-containing transcription factor VRN1-like: MPNKFRRKYGGDMPNPVKLQPPDGTEWRIDWTNRDGEILFEKGWKEFATFYTLENGHVLWFEYNGTSNIKVNIFDMTALEIDYPSNGRIGDDNSVEILDEPPPRRDRGRPKKKVIAEPKQSRASTSKKMKSAIKTKDKDKNPNTQNLKLHVENEKDGQSEETADLKLPIIQRARPDMDVIREAKKFKSKNPSFVIKIKQKHQTGSPANLPVCFFRMYFENTKQYAILRVGKKQWHATLIYYPNRKNALISNWRLFVKENNLKAGDVCIFELINRQDPELKVHIRRSHD, from the exons ATGCCAAACAAGTTCCGTAGGAAATATGGTGGTGATATGCCAAATCCAGTGAAACTCCAGCCTCCAGATGGCACTGAATGGAGAATAGATTGGACTAATCGTGACGGTGAGATTTTGTTTGAAAAGGGTTGGAAAGAGTTTGCTACATTTTACACTTTGGAGAATGGTCATGTGTTGTGGTTTGAGTACAACGGAACTTCTAACATCAAAGTAAACATATTCGACATGACTGCCCTCGAAATTGATTATCCTTCCAATGGTCGAATCGGTGATGACAACTCGGTTGAGATTTTGGATGAACCGCCGCCACGAAGGGACCGAGGCCGGCCGAAGAAAAAAGTGATAGCAGAACCAAAGCAATCACGTGCTTCTACaagcaaaaaaatgaaaagtgcCATCAAaactaaagataaagataaaaatcccAATACACAAAACTTGAAGCTGCATGTCGAGAATGAAAAAGATGGTCAATCTGAAGAGACAGCAGATCTTAAGCTGCCAATAATTCAACGTGCCAGACCAGATATGGATG TTATTAGAGAAGCAAAGAAGTTCAAGTCGAAAAATCCTTCTTTTGTCATCAAGATTAAGCAAAAGCACCAAACAGGATCACCAGCA AATCTTCCAGTTTGTTTCTTCAGAATGTACTTCGAGAACACGAAGCAGTATGCAATTCTACGAGTTGGAAAGAAGCAGTGGCATGCAACATTGATCTATTATCCAAATAGGAAGAATGCCCTTATCTCTAATTGGCGCTTGTTCGTTAaagaaaataacttaaaagcCGGAGATGTTTGCATCTTTGAGCTCATTAACAGACAAGATCCAGAACTTAAGGTTCATATTCGTCGAAGCCATGATTAG